A window of the Streptomyces finlayi genome harbors these coding sequences:
- a CDS encoding XRE family transcriptional regulator produces MTTKSTQKRIMEESTEDQVPPQGLMDRLNRLFDTVHPPDRGPFSNAEVAELMEKRGLGKLSAQYLWLLRTGQRDNPTKRHLEALAGFFGVDPAYWFDDAVAEKTVQELELLALLRDAKIKNVLLRLSDVSADGKDAVLGIVESVRKSEGLPPSSGA; encoded by the coding sequence GTGACGACGAAGTCCACCCAGAAAAGGATCATGGAAGAGTCGACCGAAGACCAGGTGCCCCCCCAGGGGCTCATGGACCGCCTAAACCGCCTGTTCGATACGGTGCACCCGCCCGATCGCGGCCCCTTCAGCAACGCCGAAGTGGCCGAGCTGATGGAAAAGCGAGGGCTGGGCAAGCTGTCCGCGCAGTACCTGTGGCTCCTGCGGACCGGGCAGCGCGATAACCCGACGAAGCGTCATCTCGAAGCGCTCGCAGGGTTTTTCGGGGTGGATCCCGCTTATTGGTTCGATGATGCCGTCGCCGAAAAGACAGTGCAGGAGCTGGAGTTGCTCGCACTGCTTCGTGACGCGAAGATCAAGAACGTTCTTCTTCGCCTATCCGACGTCTCCGCGGACGGAAAGGACGCCGTCCTGGGGATCGTCGAGAGCGTACGAAAATCCGAGGGGTTGCCACCCTCAAGTGGCGCGTGA
- a CDS encoding amidase family protein encodes MTNDLTHQPAHVQLQALDRGEISSRELLDLHLDRIDASHVNAVVTRDDDAARTAAGAADERRARNESSGTLDGLPLTIKDSFETAGLRTTSGAEALADHVPVRDADAVARLRHQGAVIMGKTNTPAYCQDLHTDNSLFGRTLNPHDPERTVGGSSGGPAAAVAAHLTPADLGSDLAGSLRLPAHYCGVYGLRPTHGLVPARGHIPRPPGWITSSDMVTPGPLARHPRDLGLLLDALTTPSPAENSPWLAKLHNPRREADQLRVAVWAEDTSCPVDRETAGALAAVEQALASAGTNVCRTSGPVGFADSLRLFEQLLHATATAATDDDAGAAELAAARDLHTDDASPRAAFLRHRTQTHRAWLRANEERMQLRETWHRYFADAQHDVLITPAAPTAAIPAGTRALKVDGVERSFFDQTGWANLTSHIGLPSLVVPVARSADGLPIGVQLVGPNYSDLTLLALAEYLASLLGGMAMGISL; translated from the coding sequence ATGACCAACGACCTCACCCACCAGCCCGCTCACGTTCAGCTCCAGGCCCTGGACCGCGGCGAGATCTCGAGCCGCGAGCTACTTGACCTCCATCTCGATCGGATCGACGCGAGCCACGTGAACGCCGTCGTCACCCGCGACGACGACGCAGCCCGGACCGCCGCGGGAGCAGCAGACGAACGCCGCGCCCGCAACGAGAGCAGCGGCACCCTCGACGGCCTTCCCCTCACGATCAAGGACAGCTTCGAGACGGCTGGCCTGCGCACCACCAGCGGTGCCGAAGCCCTCGCGGATCACGTACCCGTACGCGACGCCGACGCGGTCGCCCGGCTCCGCCACCAAGGGGCCGTGATCATGGGTAAGACGAATACGCCGGCGTACTGCCAGGACCTGCACACCGACAACAGCCTGTTCGGCCGCACGCTCAACCCTCACGATCCTGAGCGCACCGTCGGCGGCTCCTCCGGGGGCCCAGCCGCCGCGGTCGCCGCCCACCTGACCCCCGCCGACCTCGGCAGCGACCTCGCCGGCTCCCTCCGACTCCCCGCTCACTACTGCGGCGTCTACGGCCTGCGCCCCACGCACGGACTCGTCCCGGCTCGCGGCCACATCCCCCGCCCGCCGGGATGGATCACCAGCAGCGACATGGTCACCCCCGGCCCTCTGGCCCGCCACCCTCGTGACCTCGGCCTGCTCCTCGACGCGCTGACGACGCCGTCACCCGCCGAGAACAGCCCCTGGCTCGCGAAGCTGCACAACCCCCGCCGCGAAGCTGACCAGCTTCGCGTGGCGGTGTGGGCCGAGGACACGAGCTGCCCCGTCGACCGTGAAACCGCAGGCGCCCTCGCCGCCGTCGAGCAGGCACTGGCCTCTGCGGGCACGAACGTCTGCCGCACCTCGGGACCGGTCGGCTTCGCTGATTCCCTCCGCCTCTTCGAGCAGCTCCTCCACGCCACCGCGACAGCCGCAACCGACGACGATGCCGGCGCGGCCGAACTCGCGGCAGCCCGTGACCTGCACACAGATGACGCGAGCCCGCGGGCCGCCTTCCTTCGTCACCGAACGCAGACACACCGTGCCTGGCTCCGCGCCAACGAGGAACGCATGCAGCTTCGGGAGACGTGGCACCGGTACTTCGCTGACGCCCAACACGACGTCCTCATCACACCCGCTGCTCCCACCGCAGCCATCCCGGCCGGCACCCGCGCTCTCAAGGTTGACGGCGTCGAGCGGAGCTTCTTCGACCAGACCGGCTGGGCCAACCTCACCAGCCACATCGGTCTGCCCAGCCTCGTCGTACCTGTTGCGCGAAGCGCGGACGGCCTCCCGATCGGCGTACAGCTCGTGGGGCCGAACTACTCGGACCTGACCTTGCTCGCCCTGGCCGAATATCTGGCGTCGCTTCTCGGAGGGATGGCCATGGGAATCAGTCTTTGA
- a CDS encoding DUF317 domain-containing protein, with amino-acid sequence MTVVPVSPGFSTTTKALRLRDWRLGPGQPTLVLDQFSAEDFHLIVDDRADVHVSSRDGRFYLGWFPIGRPGTNGEGWKVAVTGTAKVRGYHLSFDTETPAEVVAAAVARVLETSRRV; translated from the coding sequence GTGACCGTAGTGCCTGTCAGCCCGGGATTTTCCACCACCACCAAAGCCCTGCGTCTGCGTGATTGGCGACTTGGTCCGGGGCAGCCCACGCTCGTCCTGGACCAGTTCTCCGCCGAGGATTTCCACCTGATCGTGGACGACCGTGCGGACGTGCACGTTAGTAGCCGTGATGGCCGTTTCTATCTCGGCTGGTTTCCGATCGGCCGCCCCGGCACCAACGGCGAGGGATGGAAAGTCGCCGTCACCGGCACGGCCAAGGTACGCGGCTACCACCTGTCCTTCGACACCGAAACGCCGGCCGAAGTCGTCGCCGCCGCAGTGGCGCGCGTGCTGGAAACCTCCCGGCGTGTCTGA
- a CDS encoding MAB_1171c family putative transporter, whose protein sequence is MKDLLHPISLVVATLGFLCLLRDVPTRRRDPASTALAAVFLLSGLSFLFSITPMWNYLDRVLGTVNLSVPLAQGCVVALLACQQVVLTYWGSPPEVARRFSRRWLRAGFAVITGLLVLFALLTPSAPRPIDFTLYYAHDGWYAAYLTLYITAYTIGELFLARACWRLARRSTRGSVRVGLRIVALGATVTLGYSAVRIGNVIAGALDTSLADWEGFAWACGDVGAMLTLIGWLVPTISDQAQSVQYRIKQYRCYYGLRPLWLAFYSEAPEIELPIDRVDRAQRRRFRRISIRLYRRAVEIRDGRFVIRRYLDAAVREASEAHHRARGLHGQDLSAAVTADQILAGIAARAEGTRPEPDQLTEFADSERQTSRPMDDINALLDVARHLPRQPARAPHLERVSA, encoded by the coding sequence GTGAAGGACTTGCTCCATCCGATCAGCCTCGTTGTCGCCACGCTCGGCTTCCTCTGCCTCCTGCGGGACGTGCCGACCCGCCGCCGTGATCCCGCCTCCACCGCGCTGGCCGCCGTCTTCCTGCTGTCAGGGCTGTCGTTCCTGTTCTCCATCACCCCGATGTGGAACTACCTCGACCGTGTGCTCGGCACCGTCAATCTTTCCGTACCCCTCGCGCAGGGGTGCGTCGTCGCGCTCCTCGCCTGTCAGCAGGTGGTTCTCACCTACTGGGGGTCTCCGCCCGAAGTCGCCCGCCGATTCAGTCGCCGGTGGCTCAGGGCCGGCTTCGCTGTGATCACCGGGCTGCTGGTGCTGTTCGCTCTGCTGACGCCCAGCGCGCCGCGTCCGATCGACTTCACGCTGTACTACGCGCACGACGGCTGGTACGCCGCGTACCTCACCCTGTACATCACGGCCTACACCATCGGAGAACTGTTCCTCGCCCGCGCCTGCTGGCGCCTGGCCCGCCGCAGCACCCGCGGGTCCGTCCGCGTCGGCCTGCGCATCGTCGCCCTCGGCGCCACCGTCACCCTCGGATACAGCGCAGTCCGCATCGGCAACGTGATCGCCGGCGCCCTCGACACCTCCCTCGCCGACTGGGAAGGCTTCGCCTGGGCCTGCGGCGATGTCGGCGCCATGCTCACGCTCATCGGCTGGCTCGTGCCCACCATCAGCGACCAGGCCCAGAGCGTCCAGTACCGGATCAAGCAGTACCGCTGCTACTACGGCCTGCGTCCTCTCTGGCTGGCGTTCTACAGCGAAGCGCCCGAGATCGAGCTGCCGATTGACCGAGTCGACCGGGCCCAGCGGCGTCGCTTTCGCCGCATCTCGATCCGGCTCTACCGCCGAGCAGTCGAGATCCGGGACGGCCGGTTCGTGATCCGTCGGTATCTCGATGCTGCGGTCCGCGAGGCCAGCGAAGCCCATCACCGGGCCCGAGGGCTTCACGGTCAAGATCTTTCGGCCGCCGTCACGGCGGACCAGATCCTCGCCGGAATCGCTGCCCGGGCCGAAGGCACCCGCCCGGAGCCCGACCAGCTCACGGAGTTCGCTGACTCCGAACGCCAGACGAGTCGGCCCATGGACGACATCAATGCTCTCCTCGATGTCGCTCGCCACCTGCCACGCCAGCCCGCACGAGCCCCCCACCTTGAGCGAGTCTCCGCATGA
- a CDS encoding DUF317 domain-containing protein, with the protein MEAPLYPDFPLDPSTPTSAQSAYWVGPRHLAGDDGRLYDAVADTLAGLGWTSLTIVRGRHEPDEAPEARQVLRSTVLHISPDTLSWAQWVLADEPFHLGELPIAWQVSARADTSSPLAAWSAYFTSDVPGEVLADFLVALDARDQPAVSLAGPELVLDAVTAHGWLRDIDQPTGGATDPTFSSYLSLGEVPPLIQDANPHALTSQVDEAALAGWQAWAEPVLGTPCLWAVSFGASVPHDLVAAFATSLSSTAPVLRRMLPESTRERLLRAPAS; encoded by the coding sequence TTGGAGGCGCCCCTGTACCCCGACTTCCCCCTCGACCCGTCCACCCCGACCAGCGCCCAGTCCGCGTACTGGGTAGGCCCCCGGCACCTGGCCGGTGACGACGGACGCCTCTACGACGCCGTCGCCGACACGCTTGCTGGCCTCGGCTGGACGAGCCTGACGATCGTCCGCGGGCGACACGAGCCGGACGAGGCCCCGGAGGCCCGGCAGGTCCTGCGCAGCACCGTCCTGCACATCAGCCCCGACACCCTGAGCTGGGCCCAGTGGGTCCTGGCGGACGAGCCGTTCCACTTGGGGGAACTGCCGATCGCCTGGCAGGTCTCCGCTCGCGCGGACACGAGCAGCCCGCTCGCCGCGTGGTCGGCGTACTTCACCTCCGACGTCCCCGGGGAAGTTCTGGCCGACTTCCTCGTCGCGCTCGACGCCCGCGACCAGCCCGCCGTCTCGCTCGCCGGCCCCGAGCTGGTCCTCGACGCCGTCACCGCGCACGGCTGGCTCCGGGACATCGACCAGCCCACCGGCGGAGCGACGGACCCCACGTTCAGCTCGTACCTCAGCCTTGGCGAGGTACCGCCCCTCATCCAGGACGCCAACCCGCATGCCCTGACCAGCCAGGTGGACGAGGCGGCCCTGGCCGGATGGCAGGCATGGGCCGAGCCCGTGCTCGGCACGCCCTGCCTGTGGGCGGTGTCCTTCGGCGCCAGCGTGCCCCACGACCTCGTCGCGGCGTTCGCCACCTCCCTCAGCTCGACCGCACCGGTCCTGCGCCGAATGCTTCCCGAGAGCACCAGGGAACGACTCCTGCGGGCACCCGCGAGCTAG
- a CDS encoding WhiB family transcriptional regulator, which translates to MRHITTHDAPATGLRGIGDTSWHSRGTCHGMDPEDADAVFFPLPRDHEDIAEAKELCGWCPVRRDCLNYALENVLKEGIWGGLTEAERRPWHDGLPQRLDYSRVSAFFTGRDVHLTEAERQIVIDHAYVRGWRTDRLAGALQISHKHARDLLRQAALKVFDRDRTYGVPRPKKKRAKGAPAKGTPTPNKPGTSQPVSRPATSVSAHAPLGKAA; encoded by the coding sequence TTGCGCCACATCACCACCCACGACGCCCCGGCCACCGGCCTGCGCGGCATCGGCGACACCAGCTGGCACAGCCGCGGTACGTGCCACGGCATGGACCCCGAGGACGCCGACGCCGTGTTCTTCCCGCTGCCCCGGGATCACGAAGACATCGCCGAGGCGAAGGAGCTGTGCGGCTGGTGCCCGGTCCGCCGCGACTGCCTCAACTACGCCCTGGAGAACGTCCTCAAGGAAGGCATCTGGGGCGGGCTCACCGAAGCCGAGCGGCGCCCCTGGCACGACGGCCTGCCCCAACGCCTCGACTACAGCCGCGTGAGCGCGTTCTTCACCGGACGCGACGTGCACCTGACCGAGGCCGAGCGCCAGATCGTCATCGACCACGCCTACGTCCGGGGCTGGCGCACCGACCGGCTCGCCGGCGCCCTGCAGATCAGCCACAAGCACGCCCGTGACCTGCTGCGACAGGCCGCCCTCAAGGTCTTCGACCGGGACCGCACCTACGGCGTGCCCAGGCCCAAGAAAAAGCGCGCAAAGGGCGCCCCGGCCAAGGGCACCCCCACCCCCAACAAGCCCGGTACGAGCCAGCCGGTGTCCCGTCCGGCGACGTCGGTCTCGGCGCACGCCCCTCTCGGAAAGGCCGCATGA
- a CDS encoding zinc finger domain-containing protein, with product MDRREIAALLAYIGRLDPRTIRTDREAGDQLNQWHELLGDVPTATPHGWDASVAARKHISLSPYPILPADIARPWESYRRDRLGRHTDPTPSVDPDDQAAWTAELVGARRAVATGTAQPAQARAITMGQLDPDLQARLREIGSCIPPAARAALAPYRPARAAREAAIAQGQPDALGVRCDWCQTQVGEPCRRRRIGPDGGARGTAPRATPHPGRLDLAAARQAQESTPGRQPAMA from the coding sequence GTGGACCGCCGCGAAATCGCCGCCCTTCTGGCCTACATCGGCCGACTCGACCCCCGCACTATCCGCACCGACCGCGAGGCTGGTGACCAGCTCAACCAGTGGCACGAGCTGCTCGGAGATGTGCCGACGGCCACCCCGCACGGCTGGGACGCCAGCGTCGCCGCCCGCAAGCACATCAGCCTCTCGCCGTACCCGATCCTGCCCGCGGACATCGCTCGCCCGTGGGAGAGCTACCGCCGCGACCGCCTGGGCCGGCACACCGACCCCACGCCGTCCGTCGACCCGGACGACCAGGCCGCCTGGACCGCCGAGCTGGTCGGCGCCCGCCGAGCGGTAGCCACCGGCACCGCCCAGCCCGCACAGGCCCGGGCGATCACCATGGGCCAGCTCGATCCGGACCTGCAGGCGAGGCTGCGAGAGATCGGCTCCTGCATACCGCCCGCAGCCCGAGCAGCGCTCGCGCCCTACCGGCCCGCCCGCGCGGCCCGGGAGGCAGCCATCGCACAGGGCCAGCCCGACGCCCTCGGAGTGCGCTGCGACTGGTGCCAGACCCAGGTCGGCGAACCGTGCCGCCGCCGAAGGATCGGCCCCGACGGCGGAGCACGCGGAACCGCCCCGCGTGCCACCCCGCACCCTGGCCGCCTCGACCTCGCCGCCGCCCGGCAGGCCCAGGAGTCCACACCGGGCCGGCAGCCCGCGATGGCCTGA
- a CDS encoding helix-turn-helix domain-containing protein: MSVETREWVWKYSSSRGTARLVLLSIADRVPDKQCVAWASMTSLVERTNASLTAVRAALRALAEGDELELLDVYQGPLRTTVYRLPRAAAYQAKVDAAREEDPNAEVEPSDADPVPELQPERLQRHGIWPTKRTDSAPSRRNPTGANSAPSRRNQHPRRSGIRTLDGTDSTPQNRSEPKVNRRYSSGGTSLTSAAEWQVDPDTHTWTRQQGHLDRLGEEGLQAADAKWRAHRADFKPRGAGAWAADWRSWIAREHAPGRPNLYALPGKGPAQPGGMTRAEAHTAALLAALDEPTGTEG, encoded by the coding sequence ATGAGCGTCGAAACCCGCGAGTGGGTATGGAAGTACAGCTCCAGCCGGGGCACCGCGCGACTGGTCCTGCTGTCGATCGCCGACCGGGTGCCCGACAAGCAATGCGTCGCCTGGGCCTCAATGACGAGCCTGGTCGAGCGAACGAACGCATCGCTGACCGCCGTACGCGCGGCTCTCCGGGCGCTCGCCGAGGGCGACGAGCTGGAGCTGCTCGACGTCTACCAGGGCCCCCTTCGTACGACGGTCTACCGTCTGCCCCGCGCCGCTGCCTACCAGGCGAAGGTCGACGCGGCCAGGGAGGAAGACCCGAACGCGGAGGTCGAGCCGTCCGACGCGGATCCGGTGCCCGAGCTGCAGCCGGAGAGGCTCCAGCGGCACGGGATCTGGCCCACGAAGAGGACTGATTCCGCACCCTCACGACGGAATCCGACCGGTGCGAATTCCGCACCCTCGCGACGGAATCAGCACCCTCGACGGTCAGGAATCCGCACCCTCGACGGTACGGATTCCACACCCCAGAACCGTAGTGAACCGAAGGTGAACCGTAGGTACAGCAGTGGTGGCACCTCGCTCACCTCGGCAGCCGAGTGGCAGGTCGACCCAGACACCCACACTTGGACCCGCCAGCAAGGGCACCTCGACCGACTCGGCGAGGAGGGCCTGCAGGCAGCCGACGCGAAGTGGCGCGCCCACCGCGCCGACTTCAAGCCGCGAGGCGCGGGGGCCTGGGCTGCCGACTGGCGCTCCTGGATCGCCCGAGAGCACGCTCCGGGCCGCCCGAATCTCTACGCCCTGCCCGGCAAGGGTCCCGCTCAGCCGGGCGGCATGACTCGGGCAGAGGCCCACACCGCAGCCCTCCTCGCCGCTCTCGACGAGCCGACCGGAACGGAGGGCTGA
- a CDS encoding plasmid mobilization protein — protein sequence MTNPPQNGTTPEPSRDINSTSGGASWCKSIAPVGSNALASPAPGVAGADRHRGAPTVQDATEGGSHPEEGGNHSCHSTDCTHATPPKPHVQQRERLRHEKKRMHQPSCRMNDDEYQLLARAAAACNMSIANYLARAALKAARNLDLTAAEIAGEREMLKELFDLRTALNRIGNNLNQVAAALNSDEPAPQTRAVLAGVDRVSLRVDALVQRYLDGERSAA from the coding sequence ATGACGAACCCGCCCCAGAACGGCACCACCCCCGAGCCGTCCCGCGACATCAACTCGACCTCAGGGGGAGCAAGTTGGTGCAAGAGCATTGCTCCCGTTGGGAGCAATGCTCTTGCGTCTCCCGCCCCGGGGGTGGCGGGAGCGGATCGGCACCGGGGGGCGCCGACCGTTCAGGATGCGACCGAGGGCGGCTCGCATCCTGAAGAGGGGGGAAACCATTCCTGCCACAGCACCGACTGCACCCACGCCACGCCGCCGAAGCCCCACGTTCAGCAGCGTGAGCGCCTGCGCCACGAGAAGAAGCGCATGCACCAGCCGAGCTGCCGCATGAACGACGACGAGTACCAGCTCCTCGCCCGCGCCGCTGCCGCATGCAACATGAGCATCGCCAACTACCTTGCCCGCGCAGCCCTCAAAGCTGCCCGCAACCTCGACCTCACCGCCGCAGAAATCGCCGGCGAACGCGAGATGCTGAAGGAACTGTTCGACCTGCGCACCGCATTGAACCGGATCGGCAACAACCTCAACCAGGTTGCGGCAGCGCTGAACTCGGACGAGCCGGCACCGCAGACCAGAGCAGTCCTCGCAGGCGTCGACCGAGTCTCCCTGCGTGTGGACGCCTTGGTCCAGCGCTACCTGGACGGCGAGCGATCGGCAGCATGA
- a CDS encoding relaxase/mobilization nuclease domain-containing protein has product MIPSVHDMGNDTYGLLHYLYGPGKAEEHIDPHLVAAWDRLAPDPGRDAKATERDLQRLLDQPVMALPESARPTEHVWHLSVRAAPEDPILTDEQWADVARRMVAATGIAPEGDDGACRWAAVRHADDHIHIIATVVRHDGRQARIRQDGARSQAEARKIEVDYGLRRLNTGDGTAAKRPTSDERHKARRQGRERTAREELRETVRRAVAGVTSEEEFFDRLADAGLLIRKRVAPSGDLLGYKVALPDDRNKDGEPVFYPGARLAPDLSLPRIRERWSADGPVQAPSADGLDHAAPGSPSAARRRTASAAWAAVLIVEHGEDAVTAAYIAATGEVLDALAKTSAAHTRQELRAAASAFERASRSHVRAERGTDRALRQVARDLVNGGPALGRGEDGATTAMAIDMLFFLITATMLWHAKKGHAQQADAACQAADHLRSAYQAASAQPIGALNRRGKNLNRPLLQRQTVLLREALPELAEQILAEPGWHALAATLADVKAAGHDPAALLTDAAERRELGTAESVSDVLVWRLRRTAGLPADSGDKVNRRPGTAQSMRPAGQRTPGRPGSQRTGP; this is encoded by the coding sequence ATGATCCCCTCAGTCCACGACATGGGCAATGACACCTACGGCCTGCTGCACTACCTGTACGGGCCTGGCAAGGCCGAGGAGCACATCGACCCCCACCTCGTCGCGGCATGGGACCGCTTGGCCCCCGACCCCGGCCGCGACGCCAAGGCGACAGAACGCGACCTGCAGCGGCTACTCGACCAGCCCGTCATGGCCCTGCCCGAAAGCGCCAGGCCCACCGAGCACGTATGGCACCTGTCCGTACGCGCCGCACCCGAAGACCCGATCCTCACCGACGAACAGTGGGCCGACGTCGCCCGCCGCATGGTCGCCGCCACCGGCATCGCCCCCGAAGGCGACGACGGCGCCTGCCGCTGGGCGGCCGTCCGCCACGCCGACGACCACATCCACATCATCGCCACCGTCGTCCGCCACGACGGCCGCCAAGCCCGCATCCGCCAGGACGGCGCCCGCTCCCAGGCGGAAGCCCGGAAAATCGAAGTCGACTACGGACTTCGCCGGTTGAACACCGGCGACGGAACCGCCGCGAAGCGTCCCACCAGCGACGAACGTCACAAGGCCCGACGCCAGGGCCGAGAGCGCACCGCACGTGAGGAGTTGCGCGAGACCGTACGCCGCGCGGTGGCCGGCGTGACGAGCGAGGAGGAGTTCTTCGACCGGCTGGCCGACGCCGGCCTTCTGATCCGCAAGCGCGTCGCTCCTTCCGGTGACCTGCTCGGCTACAAGGTGGCCCTGCCCGACGACCGCAACAAGGACGGCGAGCCCGTGTTCTACCCCGGCGCGCGCCTCGCTCCGGACTTGTCCCTGCCCCGGATACGGGAGCGCTGGTCCGCCGATGGCCCCGTCCAAGCTCCGTCGGCAGATGGTCTCGACCACGCGGCACCGGGCAGTCCGTCTGCCGCACGCCGGCGGACCGCTTCGGCCGCCTGGGCCGCGGTGCTGATCGTCGAGCACGGCGAGGACGCGGTCACCGCCGCGTACATCGCGGCGACCGGGGAGGTCCTGGACGCGCTCGCGAAAACCTCCGCCGCCCACACCCGCCAGGAACTGCGTGCCGCTGCCTCCGCGTTCGAACGCGCTTCCCGCTCCCACGTCCGGGCCGAACGCGGGACCGATCGAGCCCTGCGGCAGGTTGCCCGCGACCTCGTGAACGGCGGGCCCGCCCTTGGCCGGGGCGAGGACGGCGCGACCACCGCCATGGCTATCGACATGCTGTTCTTCCTCATCACCGCCACCATGCTCTGGCACGCGAAGAAGGGACACGCACAGCAGGCCGATGCCGCCTGCCAGGCTGCCGATCACCTGCGCTCCGCCTACCAGGCCGCCTCTGCCCAGCCCATCGGAGCCCTCAACCGGCGCGGCAAGAACCTGAACCGGCCGCTGCTCCAGCGGCAGACAGTGCTGCTGCGCGAGGCGCTTCCGGAGCTGGCTGAGCAGATCCTCGCCGAGCCCGGCTGGCACGCACTCGCCGCCACCCTCGCCGACGTCAAGGCGGCCGGGCACGATCCGGCCGCCCTGCTCACCGATGCAGCGGAGCGACGAGAGCTCGGCACGGCAGAGTCCGTCAGCGACGTCCTGGTGTGGCGACTTCGCCGAACCGCGGGCCTGCCCGCTGACTCCGGTGACAAGGTCAACCGTCGTCCGGGCACAGCCCAATCGATGCGGCCTGCAGGGCAGCGGACACCGGGGCGGCCCGGGTCTCAGCGCACCGGCCCGTGA